The sequence TAGCAACAGCGTATCCATCTCATCATTAATCAACATTTTTGATAAATCCGTTAGTGAAATTGCTATGGATTCCATCTCTTCTTCTTCTGCAACAGAAACAATTCCATGATCCGTCAGCTGAAAAAAAGCCCCCTCAAAAGTATAGACCGCATCTTTATTTCGCTTTGCTATATATGCCCATATTGCTGATTTGAGATGCATTAGTGTCACCTGATTTGCCAACCTAAAGCGCTCACGATTTTTATACAAATATTCATATATAATAGGCTCATCATATAAAATTATTACGTCACTATCTTTGAATTTTTTACAGTTTAACGGATAATTCAAATAATCGATAAGCTCACTCATATCATGATAACAATATAATTCATAAAAATCACTTTTATTAAATGTTAAGGTTTTAAACTCACCCTGATAATAGTCACATACAAACGCGTTATGCTTGCTAATTGCAAATATAAAGGTATCCATAGGTTCTCCTAACTATATTTATTTAAAAGTATTGGTAATATTATCATGGTAATTAAATTTAGATGCTATTTCATCTGCAACTCTTTGCGCAAAAACATCCAGTGCAAATACTCCCTCTTCACCTTTTTGCCTACTTCTAACAGAAACAGTTTTGTTCTCCATTTCGTCTGCTCCCACAACTACAATATAAGGAACTCTTTCATTGCGAGCTTCACGAATCTTATACCCAATTTTTTCGGTCCTCTGATCAATCTCTACCAAAATTTTATTTTTACGAAGCGTTGCTGCAACTTCGGCCGCATAGTCTGCGTATTTGTCAGAAATAGGAAGTATTTTGACTGCAGTAGGGGCAAGCCACGTTGGAAATGCTCCTGCATATTTCTCGATTAACATAGCAAGCGTTCGCTCGTAGCATCCAAGAGATGAGCGATGAATAATATAAGGAAGCTTCTTTTCACCATCCGCATCAACGTAGGTCATATTAAATCTTTCCGCCAACGCAAAGTCAATTTGAACCGTGATAATTGTATCCTCTTTGCCATGAACATTTTTAAATTGTACATCGAGTTTAGGTCCATAAAATGCGGCCTCATTTTCAGCTTCTTTATAATCAATTTTCAGATGATCCAAAATGTTTTTCATAATAGTTTCAGTGGTTTCCCAAGCCTCTGGATTATCAATATATTTTTCCTTAAACTCAGGGCTCCATTTCGAAAATCTATACGAAATATCCTTATCGATTCCCAGCGTTTTCATGATATATTTGATCAAGTCGACCACATTTTTAAATTCTGTTTCCAGCTGATCTGGAGTACATACAATGTGTCCATCAGCAAGAGTAAATTGCCTTACTCTAATTAACCCATGCATCTCTCCTGAAGATTCGTTCCTAGCAAGTGTGGCTGTCTCCGCATATCTAATAGGCAAATCTCGGTAGCTATGCTGCTCTTGCTTATAAATCATAAATTGAAATGGGCAAGTCATAGGTCGCAAGGCAATAATTTCGTCATCCTTTTCTTCGTTTCCCATCACAAACATTCCATCCTTATAATGACTCCAATGCCCCGAAATTTTGTACAAATCATTTTTAGCCATATTCGGAGTTTTAGTCAGTAAATAGCCATTCTCCTCTTCCAAATCTTCAATCCATCGCTGCAGCGTTTGAATAACCTTTGCCCCTTTTGGCATAATCAATGGAAGTCCCTGACCCACAGTTTCATCTGTTGCAAACAACTTCAGTTCACGACCCAATTTATTATGATCACGTTTTTTGGCTTCTTCCACAGCTGCAAGGTATTCAGTTAACATAGCTTTTTTAGGGAAAGCAGTACCATAAATTCTATATAACATCTTATTTTTTTCATTGCCTCGCCAATACGCACCTGCGCAAGAGGTCAATTTAAACGCTTCTACTTGCTTGGTATTAGAAAGATGCGGTCCTGCGCACAGGTCTACAAAATCACCTTGCTTATAAAAAGTAATCTCGGCATCTGCAGGCAATTCATTGATTAACTCAATTTTATATGGCTCATCTTTCATCAGCTCCAATGCCTTGTCTTTAGGCAAAGCAAATTTTACAATCGGATGCTTAGCCTTAACGATTTTCTTCATCTCTGCTTCTATTTTGGCAAGCTCTTCATCGCTGAAATGTTTCTCCGCATCAAAATCATAATAAAACCCATTATCAATCGCAGGCCCAATAGCCAACGAAATGGTTGGATACAAATTTTTTACTGCATGTGCCAAAACATGTGAAGCTGTATGCCAAAATGTATGTTTGCTGTCTTCAAATGCTGCAACTGTTCCGTCTTCTAAATAAATATTCATAATATCTCCTTTTACAAAAGCTCTTCTATATAATAGAGCAAAATATAAACCTATTATAAGTTTGGCAAAATTTAATGTCAAGCCTCCAAAAACGATCAAAAAAAATCCTCTTTGTTAGAGAGGATTAAAAAATATTAATAAGTTATATAGTTAGCCGGATTTTGGCGTACACCATTTTTACGAATCTCGAAGTGAATGTGATTTCCAGTAGAATCTCCAGTAGAGCCAACTTCTGCAATGTGTTGTCCCTTACTTACTTTATCCCCTACTTTTACGTAATTTCGAGAGTTGTGTGCATAATAGGTTTCATATCCATTACCATGATCAATTATTACCAGGTTGCCATACCCGCCATAGTTGTATGTTGAGTATGTAACAGTTCCGCTAGCTGCTGCATATATGTTAGTTCCAGCAACGGCTGCAAAGTCGATTCCGCCATGGAAAGTCCCCCATCTAGGTCCATATGCCGAAGACATCCAACCTTCACCATTCAATGGATGCATAAACATGCTCTTGCTAGATGATACGACATTTGAATCTGTTCCCGCGGTAGCTGTTTTGGTTCCATATTCAATCACAGTCTTTACTTCATTATATAGAATCTTTTCGTCAATAATACTTCTGCCAACTTCTTTTCCATTCACTTTAATGATTTCAACATAAATTTCTTTGACCCCATCTTTTCCTTGCTTAATAATTTTTTCTTCACCTTTTAGCATATTCGAGTTTGCTTTATACTCAATCTCAGCCGGAATTTTTTCAATAAAAGTGGCCTTTTCGATCAGCTGAGTTTCCAACTTTGGAGCCGATTTAGACACTGTAATTGTTTCGCCAACCTTTATTTGATTCGCATTTTTAATTTGAGGATTTAATGCTAATAGATTATTTGTTGTAGTATCATATTGCCTCGCGATATTGGATAATGTATCCCCACTTTTAAGAGTATAATTGATCGCATCAAAATTATCAGCTAATAGCGCATCTACAACAGTTTCCGGGTTAATTGATTCCTTTTTGGCATATAAAATTCGACCGCCAATTTCTTGAGTAATCTCTAAACTTTCGGCCACTATTGCTGCAGGTTTATCTGAATAAATGTCAACTTCTTCGGACAAAGTCTTAATCTTTTCGTCTGTTAAGGTAATAGGTTTTTCGGTATTTTTGATAGTGTTATTGGTAATCGAAAATTGGTCTGTTACAGCTTCTTTAGTAGAGATTCCGGCACCGATAGTAATAGGCACTACTCCGGCAATAGCAGGGGTCATTGCAGCTTTTGGTGAAATTGCGACACTTGTATCGTTTGATAATGTATGCATATATCCGCTAGCCACTTCTGATAGTAACTCCAAAGCTTCTTGCTCATCATTTACAATTCCCACAACTTTGCCATCTATTGTCAATTCATATGCTTCCACCAAATAATCAACTTTTGAACTCAAAATATCAATCAATTTATCCTGAGTTAATAAGTTTTGATTACTATCTGCTACTTTTTTGGTATCAAACTTATTTTGAATCTGAATACTTCTACCTTCTTTTTCTTCAAGGTTATTTTCCATTTCTAAAAATGCTTCATATGCATCTGATTCATTCTTCACTATTCCAACTAACTCGTTATCAAAAAATACTTGGTAAGAACTTTCTGCTGCATAAACTTGAACGCCATGACCTCCCATAAAAGCAGCTTCAAACAAAAGTACCATTAGCATCATTTTACTGATTTTGTTTGTATTCATGTTCTTATCATTGTTCGTTCTTAATAACTTCATAACCTTTAACCTCCAAACCACTCCTTAGGAGCTCTCACATATTATCGACAAATCCTGCCACGATTTTAAATAGTAGAACATTATTATTATGTTCTTAGGAATATTTTTGTACCAAATTTCATTATTCTATAATTATAATTAATATTTATGTAACATTTAAATTTTTATTCCACTTCTCAACCAAAAAAATAAATAAATTGTATTTCCGGTATAATTAAAAAAATCCTCCAAGCGAATCAGAGGATTAAAAATCAATTATCTAAATTTTATATGCTACTTCAAATGCAGTTCGTATTGCAGACTCTATCCTTCCCGGTTTTAATGCATCCCCCACTACTGCAACATTAGCACATGCTGCATATGCGATAGCGCTGACATCGATCGATTTTACGCCAGTTGATACCACTACATAGTCCGCAGCTATTTCACTCACTGCTTGCGTATTCATATCTTCTACCACAACCGCTCCATCTCTTACCTCCATCAATTTTGTAGAGGCCATATATTTTACATCATATTTTGATAATCTATCCATAGCATCGAGGTAATGCTGTACATAAATATTTTTCCCAACTTTGTCTAGCATCTCGATTATTGTTACTTCATTTCCATTTTCACAAAGTAATTCTGCAACTTCAAGCCCTGTTGCCCCCGAACCTATTACGCTTACCTTAAAGTTTGAAATTGCTTTACCGAGGGTCAATGTTTCTTCTACAGTTTTAACGTGTGTTAAATCAATTCCTGGAACAGCGGGCTTTGTAGATACCGCACCAGTTGCGACCAAAACTGCGTACGGATTTAGTGATTTCAGAAGTTCTGCAGTTACAGGAGTATTTAATCTGATTTCGACTTTCAGTTCTTCTAATTGAGTAATTTCATATTCCACAATCCAATTGATTTTCTCTTTGCGGGGCGGCTTATTTGCAATATTGATTTGTCCACCAACACGGCCGGTTTTCTCCAAAATTATCGTCTTGAATCCACGTATAGCCAGCACTCGTGCAGCTTCCAATCCAGCAAGCCCCGCTCCTATCACTACAACTACACGCCCGTTTCCATCTTTATTATTAGCAAACGTATATTCTGTTTCTCTTCCTGCGACAGGGTTAATCGCACATTTTACAGGTCCACTCCCAGCTGTTATGGCATCGCTAACCAATGTCTCAAAACAGTACGTACAGGAAATACATCGATTTATATTGTTTTCTCTGCCTGCTGCAGCTTTTTTGGCCCATCCGGGATCTGCAACAACGGCACGTCCCAATCCCACAAAATCTACCAAATCGTCTTCTAGCATTTTCTCTGCAAACCAAGGCTCTTTTACCATGTTTACTGCCATTAATGGTAGATCCACGTTATCTCTAATTCTACGGATTAGCTCTGTTCTACAACCCTGATCATATGTCATCGGCTCTGATAATGCATTAAACGATTCGTAAATTCCTTGCGACACATTTATATATGCTACTCCCATTTTTTCAAGACGCTTGCACACATCTATTCCGTCATCTATTGTAAAATAGCTTACAACGCCATTGGGTGCCAACAATTCATCAACTGTTAAACGCACTCCAATCGGAAATTCTTCGCCGCAAACTTTTCTGATAGCCTCAATAATTTCTTTTACAAAAGTAAATCGATCCGCTCCAAATCTATCTGATCTTTGATTTGTATACGGGCTGAGAAACTGCGAAATTAAATAGCCATGTGCTCCATGCAATTCCACTCCATCGCAACCACCATCCTTAGAACGTCGTGCTGCTGCCGCAAATTTAGCTATCACTTCCTCAACCTCGGCAGTAGTCATTTCGTGAGTTTCTTGGTTACATACACCGCAGGGCTTAGACGACGATGACCACAACGGCTCATTGCCATTCAAAAATGAAAACGACTCCCTCCCCGGATGATGTAGTTGCGTGAACACTACAATTTCCTTGCTGTGCAATATATCCGTCAGATGCTTTAGTGGCGCAATATGCTCGTCCCTTGCTGTACTCATCTGTCGCTTCAATGCGACACCATGCGCATCATCCACTCGCGTATTTTCTAATATAATCATTGCAACTCCGCCATCTGCTCTTTGCAGGATATATTCTAGATACGCAGGTCCTATTGTCTGATCTTCTTCTGCAACACCCATCGCTAGTGGCATCATAATTACGCGGTTCTTTAAAGTTAAGTTGCCTATTTTTCCGGCTTGAAATAATTTTGGGTACATATTTTCCTCCAATTAATTTATTACTGTAATAGCATTATCTAAAAATGCAATCCACTCCAATAGATCGGGCTATATATTTGCGATTCTTCCGGCAATGTTACACCTTTTAGTGCCCACTCTTTATACACTTCAAATCCAGTTCGATCAACGATATATCCAATGTGCTCTTTGCCTCCTGCAGCATTGAGATCGATATATTTGCCAACATAATCATACGTATTTAAAATAATTTTTAGGATGCTGTCTTCATCGGCCCATTTGATAAAATCTTCACCAAGACGCGGATTTTTTTTGCCTGTTCTGCCTAGGAGACTTAGTTTATAATACTTTTTTTCACTTCTAGTCCAGGCCATCGTTGGGCAATTCACGATGCATTCTCCGCAGCCGATACACTTTTCGTGGTTGCGAACAGGTCTATAATTTATGCCTTCTAAGGCCTTAACAGATTTTTTGGCACACATTCGAACACAAGCACCGCAACTGACACATCTGTTTTTGTCAAATTGTGGAAGAGTCATTCCGATAATGCCAAAATCATTCATCCTAGCCTTGGCGCAGTCATTGGGGCAGCCCGTTAAACCAATTTTAAAATGCAAGTCGTTCGGAAATACGGCCTTCTCAATCTTTTTAGCAAATTTAGTTGTGTTATAACAAGCATACGGACAAACTTTATTGCCTATACAAGCAGAAATATTTCTTGTGCCAGATGCTGGATACCCCTGGTCAAATGCTTCTTGATTAATTTCCATTCCATCGATCAATTCCTGAATCACTTTATTTACTCGCTCCATTTGTTCGAAGGGGATGCCCATAATCTCAAATCCCTGGCGACTGGTGATATGGATGGTCCCATCGCCATAAGTCTGTGCAATCGTTTTTATTGCTTCCAAATATTTTGCGTTTAAATATCCACCTGGAACACGAATACGAGCAGCGGTGATGCCTCTAACTTTTGTTACACGGAATGCATTCTTTTTTAGTTTCTTAGTATTAATATCCATAGAATCTCCTTAATCTACCAAATTTTTTGCATCGACATAGTTATATACAGGTCCTGATAAGCAAATATACTCTTCGTTAATTCTGCAGTGGCCACATTTCCCCAATCCGCAACACATTCTTCTCTCATAAGAAACCCAAATTTGTTCTGGTGCAATTCCTAAATCCAAAACACCTTTTACAGAAAATTTCATCATTATAGGAGGTCCCACAACAATGACTGCCGCATTAGCCTTGTTATCAAACTTTAAATCTGGAATATATTGCGTTACAAAGCCTGTTTTATATTTGCCTTCTGGTGAAGTATCTAGGGTTAAAATTACGTTGATATTTTTGTTCCAGCGTTCCAAATCCTTTTTGAATAAAATATCGTCGGGGCTTCTAAATCCAACAATCAGCGTAATCTTTTTGGCCTGATCTGAGTGCGCCGCGAAATAATCTATTACTCCCTTTACCGGAGACAGTCCTGTTCCACCTGCAATAACCACCAACTCTTTATCTTGAAAATTCTCGATATAAAATCCGTTGCCATAAGGTCCTCGCAATTTTAGCGAATCTCCTGTGTAATGCTCAAATATTTCGTTTGTCACTTTTCCTACTTTGCGGATGGTTAGATCTACATATCCGGCGCCAATGCCACTAACAGAAATCGGTGCTTCACCAAATTTGGGCAAGCTCACTTCAAAAAATTGCCCCGGGGTTACTTCATCGCCATCGTAAGACATTCTAAACGTATACTCAATTTCAGTATGCTTTATTACTTCTAAAATTTGGGATTCAAAAGGTATATAATTATTCATTGCCAGCCACCTCTTTCAGAGCAGATTCTAGCTTATTGATAGCATTCGAAAACGAAATATATTCGGGACAAATATCGTCGCATCTGCCACAACCTACACACATGTTTTCGCCATGTTTCTTCTTATAATTCAAAACTTTGTGTAAAACTCTATATCTCATGCGCTGCCCTCTCTTAACTCTAAACTGATGCCCGCCAGCCATATCGGTAAAGCCGTCCACCATACATGATGCCCAAACTCTGCGACGTTCACCAACTTTGCCGTTATCGCTGTAGAAAATATCTTGCGTCGTGAAACAAGTACAGGTAGGGCATACAAAATTGCATCTGCCACAAGCAATGCAGCGGGTGTCATATTCGTCCCACATTTTGCTATTAGCCACTCGGTTATCAAGGTCTTTGGGAATCGCAACTGTCACTTCATTAGATGATACAAATTTAGGCTCTACATCTGCAGGAATTCCACCCTTAAATGAATTTGCAAAAGAGTAGTCCTTACAATCGATCGCATAGTCCGCGCCTTGCTTATCGATTGATAATGCATAATCATCGCTTTTTGAAGTACCCATACTTACGCAAAAACAATTCTCAAACGAGCTTTCACAACCCATCACCACAAACTTTACAGCTTCTCGCAGCTTTGTATAGTAATGATCAGGAAACCCGTTATTTAAATATATGCCATCTAATCTTTTTACCGCATGCAGATCGCAGTTACGTACAAAAATTAGAGCCTTCTTTTGCGGCATCGCTGCCTCGGTTGCTTCTTCTTCTGTAAAATAAAATAACGTTTGAGATATCGGAAGTATTGCTTCTTTAAAGGAATATTGAGATTTTGCGTCAAAAACCACTTCTTCTATAGAATGTATCTGCCCATACCTAATACAGTCTGTATCCGAAAAAGTTCCTCCACCAACAAATCGCTTGGGTGCAAAAAATAAATATTCATCTTTTAAATTTTGTAAAAACTTGTTCATATGCGTTGTATCCAAAACAAATCCCATTTAAAATATACCTCCCATTAGTAGTTTTGATGAATAAAACATGTTACTATAAATTTCGACAAAATACAACGCTACCAATTATATTTTTTATGGGCCTTGCAGCTGCCTCGCAAAAATGTTATTTTATTATAAAACAGCAGCAAAAGGAGCAACTATTATGGCAGAAGATACAATAGCAGCAATGATAGATCATACTTTATTAAAACAAAATGCACGAGCAGATCAAATTATACAATTATGCGATCAAGCAAAAGAAAACGGTTTCTGTTCTGTATGTATAAATCCAAGTTATGTCTCGCTTTGTGCAGATCAATTGAAACACTCTTCTGTAAAAGTTTGTACGGTGATTGGTTTTCCATTGGGAGCCACGACGACTGCAACAAAAGTTTTTGAAGCCAACGAAGCGATTGAAAATGGTGCAGATGAAGTTGATATGGTTATAAACGTTGGTAAGCTAAAATCTGGTGATTGGAATTTCGTTCGAGAGGACATTAGACGTGTAGTTGTCGGAGTTGCAGGAAGAGCTATAGTAAAAGTAATTATCGAAACTTGCCTACTAACAGACGAGGAGAAAATTAAAGTTTGTGAAATTTGCAAAGAAGTTGGAGCTGATTTTGTAAAGACATCCACAGGATTTTCTACAGATGGTGCCACCGAATCGGATATCAAATTGATGCGTCAAACTGTTGGGCCTTCAATGGGCGTAAAAGCCTCAGGAAATGTTCGATCAATAGAATCGGCAAAAGCCATGATCTCTGCCGGTGCAACAAG is a genomic window of Candidatus Epulonipiscium viviparus containing:
- the thrS gene encoding threonine--tRNA ligase, with protein sequence MNIYLEDGTVAAFEDSKHTFWHTASHVLAHAVKNLYPTISLAIGPAIDNGFYYDFDAEKHFSDEELAKIEAEMKKIVKAKHPIVKFALPKDKALELMKDEPYKIELINELPADAEITFYKQGDFVDLCAGPHLSNTKQVEAFKLTSCAGAYWRGNEKNKMLYRIYGTAFPKKAMLTEYLAAVEEAKKRDHNKLGRELKLFATDETVGQGLPLIMPKGAKVIQTLQRWIEDLEEENGYLLTKTPNMAKNDLYKISGHWSHYKDGMFVMGNEEKDDEIIALRPMTCPFQFMIYKQEQHSYRDLPIRYAETATLARNESSGEMHGLIRVRQFTLADGHIVCTPDQLETEFKNVVDLIKYIMKTLGIDKDISYRFSKWSPEFKEKYIDNPEAWETTETIMKNILDHLKIDYKEAENEAAFYGPKLDVQFKNVHGKEDTIITVQIDFALAERFNMTYVDADGEKKLPYIIHRSSLGCYERTLAMLIEKYAGAFPTWLAPTAVKILPISDKYADYAAEVAATLRKNKILVEIDQRTEKIGYKIREARNERVPYIVVVGADEMENKTVSVRSRQKGEEGVFALDVFAQRVADEIASKFNYHDNITNTFK
- a CDS encoding M23 family metallopeptidase → MKLLRTNNDKNMNTNKISKMMLMVLLFEAAFMGGHGVQVYAAESSYQVFFDNELVGIVKNESDAYEAFLEMENNLEEKEGRSIQIQNKFDTKKVADSNQNLLTQDKLIDILSSKVDYLVEAYELTIDGKVVGIVNDEQEALELLSEVASGYMHTLSNDTSVAISPKAAMTPAIAGVVPITIGAGISTKEAVTDQFSITNNTIKNTEKPITLTDEKIKTLSEEVDIYSDKPAAIVAESLEITQEIGGRILYAKKESINPETVVDALLADNFDAINYTLKSGDTLSNIARQYDTTTNNLLALNPQIKNANQIKVGETITVSKSAPKLETQLIEKATFIEKIPAEIEYKANSNMLKGEEKIIKQGKDGVKEIYVEIIKVNGKEVGRSIIDEKILYNEVKTVIEYGTKTATAGTDSNVVSSSKSMFMHPLNGEGWMSSAYGPRWGTFHGGIDFAAVAGTNIYAAASGTVTYSTYNYGGYGNLVIIDHGNGYETYYAHNSRNYVKVGDKVSKGQHIAEVGSTGDSTGNHIHFEIRKNGVRQNPANYITY
- a CDS encoding FAD-dependent oxidoreductase, translated to MYPKLFQAGKIGNLTLKNRVIMMPLAMGVAEEDQTIGPAYLEYILQRADGGVAMIILENTRVDDAHGVALKRQMSTARDEHIAPLKHLTDILHSKEIVVFTQLHHPGRESFSFLNGNEPLWSSSSKPCGVCNQETHEMTTAEVEEVIAKFAAAARRSKDGGCDGVELHGAHGYLISQFLSPYTNQRSDRFGADRFTFVKEIIEAIRKVCGEEFPIGVRLTVDELLAPNGVVSYFTIDDGIDVCKRLEKMGVAYINVSQGIYESFNALSEPMTYDQGCRTELIRRIRDNVDLPLMAVNMVKEPWFAEKMLEDDLVDFVGLGRAVVADPGWAKKAAAGRENNINRCISCTYCFETLVSDAITAGSGPVKCAINPVAGRETEYTFANNKDGNGRVVVVIGAGLAGLEAARVLAIRGFKTIILEKTGRVGGQINIANKPPRKEKINWIVEYEITQLEELKVEIRLNTPVTAELLKSLNPYAVLVATGAVSTKPAVPGIDLTHVKTVEETLTLGKAISNFKVSVIGSGATGLEVAELLCENGNEVTIIEMLDKVGKNIYVQHYLDAMDRLSKYDVKYMASTKLMEVRDGAVVVEDMNTQAVSEIAADYVVVSTGVKSIDVSAIAYAACANVAVVGDALKPGRIESAIRTAFEVAYKI
- the asrC gene encoding sulfite reductase subunit C → MDINTKKLKKNAFRVTKVRGITAARIRVPGGYLNAKYLEAIKTIAQTYGDGTIHITSRQGFEIMGIPFEQMERVNKVIQELIDGMEINQEAFDQGYPASGTRNISACIGNKVCPYACYNTTKFAKKIEKAVFPNDLHFKIGLTGCPNDCAKARMNDFGIIGMTLPQFDKNRCVSCGACVRMCAKKSVKALEGINYRPVRNHEKCIGCGECIVNCPTMAWTRSEKKYYKLSLLGRTGKKNPRLGEDFIKWADEDSILKIILNTYDYVGKYIDLNAAGGKEHIGYIVDRTGFEVYKEWALKGVTLPEESQIYSPIYWSGLHF
- the asrB gene encoding anaerobic sulfite reductase subunit AsrB — encoded protein: MAMNNYIPFESQILEVIKHTEIEYTFRMSYDGDEVTPGQFFEVSLPKFGEAPISVSGIGAGYVDLTIRKVGKVTNEIFEHYTGDSLKLRGPYGNGFYIENFQDKELVVIAGGTGLSPVKGVIDYFAAHSDQAKKITLIVGFRSPDDILFKKDLERWNKNINVILTLDTSPEGKYKTGFVTQYIPDLKFDNKANAAVIVVGPPIMMKFSVKGVLDLGIAPEQIWVSYERRMCCGLGKCGHCRINEEYICLSGPVYNYVDAKNLVD
- the asrA gene encoding anaerobic sulfite reductase subunit AsrA; the protein is MGFVLDTTHMNKFLQNLKDEYLFFAPKRFVGGGTFSDTDCIRYGQIHSIEEVVFDAKSQYSFKEAILPISQTLFYFTEEEATEAAMPQKKALIFVRNCDLHAVKRLDGIYLNNGFPDHYYTKLREAVKFVVMGCESSFENCFCVSMGTSKSDDYALSIDKQGADYAIDCKDYSFANSFKGGIPADVEPKFVSSNEVTVAIPKDLDNRVANSKMWDEYDTRCIACGRCNFVCPTCTCFTTQDIFYSDNGKVGERRRVWASCMVDGFTDMAGGHQFRVKRGQRMRYRVLHKVLNYKKKHGENMCVGCGRCDDICPEYISFSNAINKLESALKEVAGNE
- the deoC gene encoding deoxyribose-phosphate aldolase yields the protein MAEDTIAAMIDHTLLKQNARADQIIQLCDQAKENGFCSVCINPSYVSLCADQLKHSSVKVCTVIGFPLGATTTATKVFEANEAIENGADEVDMVINVGKLKSGDWNFVREDIRRVVVGVAGRAIVKVIIETCLLTDEEKIKVCEICKEVGADFVKTSTGFSTDGATESDIKLMRQTVGPSMGVKASGNVRSIESAKAMISAGATRLGTSSGLAIVNGSTASNSY